A single Oligoflexia bacterium DNA region contains:
- a CDS encoding amidohydrolase — MSEFSLGIHCDYLLTMSGGSGKVLHDQFIGVNGSRIATIAPWGENNWKCDKLIKAKNKIVMPGLINGHTHLCMSLFRGLADDLPFHQWLHEYILPLEAKLVDAKFVRVGTQLAALECIQNGVTTVCDMYFFAQEVATVLDEAGLRGLVCEAITDFPTPDNKNLDDSHFKILQQMCDKYKNHERIQPCVGPHAPYTCSDDTIKKSKEFALKHQIPIVMHVSETQNEVNESLKKYSKTPVKRLFDLGLLTNKTIFAHCVCITDEDIDLLQKTGTSAIYNPESNMKLGSGVAPVPKMLKAGIKVGIGTDGAASNNDLSILSEMDVGAKLQKLSHLDNTALTGIDTLRMATIGGAEALGISKNVGSLEVGKFADIICLDLDSSHMRPLHDVVSQIVYTASAADVETVICHGSVLMENREIKTLDREKIFKEVDEYYQIIKASLK; from the coding sequence ATGAGTGAGTTCAGTCTAGGAATTCATTGTGACTACCTTCTGACGATGAGCGGTGGCTCGGGTAAAGTTTTGCATGACCAGTTTATTGGAGTGAATGGAAGTCGCATCGCTACCATTGCTCCTTGGGGTGAAAACAATTGGAAATGTGACAAACTCATTAAGGCTAAAAATAAAATCGTTATGCCTGGCCTTATTAATGGGCACACGCATTTATGCATGTCACTATTTCGAGGCCTTGCCGACGATCTTCCCTTTCATCAGTGGCTACATGAATATATTTTGCCACTTGAAGCAAAACTCGTTGATGCTAAGTTTGTACGTGTCGGTACTCAATTGGCAGCTCTTGAATGTATTCAAAATGGCGTCACCACTGTGTGTGATATGTATTTTTTCGCTCAAGAAGTGGCAACGGTTTTAGATGAAGCAGGGCTTCGTGGATTAGTTTGCGAGGCTATTACTGATTTTCCGACTCCAGATAATAAAAACTTAGATGATAGTCACTTTAAAATATTACAGCAAATGTGCGACAAATATAAAAATCACGAGAGGATTCAACCTTGTGTTGGCCCCCACGCTCCCTACACGTGTAGCGATGATACAATTAAAAAATCAAAAGAATTTGCGCTTAAACATCAAATTCCTATTGTGATGCATGTATCTGAAACTCAAAATGAAGTTAATGAATCATTAAAAAAATATTCAAAAACTCCTGTGAAAAGACTTTTTGATCTCGGCCTTTTAACGAATAAAACTATTTTTGCACATTGTGTTTGCATCACTGACGAAGATATTGATCTTTTGCAAAAAACAGGGACTAGCGCAATTTATAATCCAGAATCAAATATGAAGTTGGGTTCAGGAGTTGCTCCGGTTCCTAAAATGCTCAAAGCTGGGATTAAAGTAGGCATTGGAACAGACGGCGCTGCTAGTAATAACGATTTAAGTATTCTCAGTGAAATGGATGTTGGGGCAAAACTACAAAAGCTCTCTCATCTAGACAACACCGCTCTGACAGGAATTGATACTTTGAGAATGGCTACAATTGGCGGAGCTGAAGCTTTAGGCATTTCAAAAAATGTCGGAAGCTTAGAGGTCGGCAAGTTTGCAGATATCATCTGCCTTGATTTAGACTCATCACATATGCGTCCACTTCACGATGTTGTTAGTCAAATTGTCTATACCGCATCAGCTGCAGATGTGGAAACAGTGATCTGTCATGGATCAGTTTTGATGGAAAATCGAGAAATCAAAACTCTTGATCGTGAGAAAATTTTTAAAGAAGTGGATGAATACTATCAAATCATTAAAGCGAGTTTGAAGTGA
- the mtnA gene encoding S-methyl-5-thioribose-1-phosphate isomerase, with protein sequence MKNLISMGLKVEAGRVFVLDQEILPQNEIWLECKTPNDMINFIKSLKIRGAPLIGVGAAIALAQYAEKLKTSKKNSDNMIQMILTAAHQLRDARPTAVNLMAAVDRVILKQPLNALTVGNIVRSAEDLFDEDVALCEAMAVNGANVIEDGDNILTHCNTGGLATAGIGTALGVIARSFKNGKIIHVYVDETRPLLQGARLTTWELQKLKIPFTLICDNMAAMLMKQDKVQKIIVGSDRIASNGDFANKIGTYSVAVNAHHHKIPFYVAAPWTTIDWSCSSGNHIPIEERHAKEVRYPSAPEGCAVYNPAFDVTPHELVTGYILDRGFFKDWNQAKLLNDKS encoded by the coding sequence GTGAAAAATCTCATATCCATGGGATTAAAAGTTGAAGCAGGTCGTGTCTTCGTACTCGATCAAGAAATACTTCCTCAAAATGAAATCTGGCTTGAATGTAAAACGCCAAATGACATGATCAATTTTATTAAGTCCCTTAAAATTAGAGGGGCTCCCCTCATCGGGGTTGGAGCCGCAATTGCATTAGCTCAATATGCAGAAAAATTAAAAACATCAAAAAAAAATTCAGATAATATGATTCAAATGATCCTTACGGCGGCTCACCAACTGCGAGATGCACGACCCACGGCTGTGAATCTTATGGCAGCCGTTGATCGCGTTATTTTAAAACAGCCACTTAATGCCTTAACTGTTGGGAACATCGTTAGATCAGCTGAAGATCTGTTTGACGAGGATGTAGCACTTTGTGAAGCAATGGCTGTTAACGGGGCAAATGTAATTGAAGATGGTGACAATATTCTCACTCATTGTAACACGGGTGGATTAGCCACAGCAGGTATTGGGACAGCACTTGGAGTTATAGCTCGTAGTTTTAAAAATGGAAAAATAATCCATGTGTATGTCGATGAAACCCGCCCACTCCTTCAAGGCGCAAGGTTAACAACCTGGGAACTTCAAAAACTCAAAATCCCCTTCACATTGATATGCGATAATATGGCCGCCATGTTGATGAAGCAGGATAAAGTTCAAAAAATCATCGTGGGTTCAGATCGTATTGCTAGTAATGGTGATTTTGCCAATAAGATTGGCACTTATAGTGTTGCAGTTAATGCTCATCACCATAAAATTCCATTTTACGTAGCTGCACCCTGGACCACCATTGATTGGTCTTGTTCTTCTGGGAATCATATTCCTATTGAAGAACGTCATGCAAAAGAAGTTCGTTATCCTTCAGCACCAGAGGGTTGTGCTGTGTACAATCCTGCATTTGATGTTACCCCCCATGAACTAGTAACGGGGTATATTTTAGATCGTGGATTTTTCAAAGATTGGAATCAAGCTAAGTTGTTAAATGATAAATCTTAA
- a CDS encoding class II aldolase/adducin family protein, with protein MIEHNIAQKIVEVCQRLHAKNMLAAADGNVSYRVNDEQIYITPTGINKAFMKISDIAVIDIRNRVLSGKPSGERLMHLEVFKQCPKAKCVVHAHPPHAIAWSVAHPQLQELPSECLSEVILAVGKIPFVTYARPGTQEMGENLKPFLPQYRTMILARHGALSWGESINEAYNGMERLEHSAQILQIAHTLGGLTNLSQEEVQALKEMRRQIGEKTL; from the coding sequence GTGATTGAACATAACATTGCGCAAAAAATTGTCGAGGTTTGCCAAAGGCTTCATGCCAAAAACATGTTAGCTGCTGCTGATGGAAATGTCAGTTACCGGGTCAATGATGAACAGATTTACATAACACCCACAGGAATCAACAAAGCTTTTATGAAGATTTCTGATATCGCAGTGATTGATATACGAAATCGCGTCTTAAGTGGCAAACCATCAGGTGAGCGCTTGATGCATCTTGAAGTTTTCAAGCAATGCCCCAAAGCCAAATGTGTTGTTCACGCTCACCCACCCCATGCAATTGCGTGGAGCGTGGCACATCCACAATTACAAGAATTGCCTTCGGAATGTTTGTCTGAGGTTATTTTAGCCGTCGGTAAAATTCCATTTGTCACTTATGCAAGACCAGGTACTCAAGAGATGGGGGAAAACTTAAAACCCTTTTTACCACAATACCGCACAATGATCTTGGCGCGCCATGGGGCTTTGAGTTGGGGTGAGAGTATTAATGAGGCGTATAATGGAATGGAACGCCTTGAGCATTCAGCACAAATTCTACAAATTGCACATACTCTGGGTGGTCTTACTAATTTATCGCAAGAAGAAGTTCAAGCCCTCAAAGAAATGCGCAGACAAATTGGAGAAAAAACTTTGTGA
- a CDS encoding purine-nucleoside phosphorylase has translation MNIFELSNNLLSKLNDLKVNSPSLHLVLGSSFSDIFSEQSFKAQWEEKAQITFSEAGFKGSTAPGHRGVFHYLQNKKTKSTITCQVGRLHGYEGTTPQDAIAPVLAHRLLGTKKFILTNAAGALTKKFKVGSLMIIKDHVNLTGLNPLVGANPVNSEGMHLGQRFPDMSQAYDLELSNKLENYFKKSDLQVNHGVYLGLLGPSFETPAEIKLFSQWGLHAVGMSTVWETIALRHGGARVAGVSLISNLGCGLSDEPLNHDEILKICKTPTQKMLQCLLNFAENEGASDE, from the coding sequence TTGAATATTTTTGAACTTTCCAATAATCTTTTGTCAAAACTCAATGATTTAAAAGTCAATTCACCATCGCTGCATCTTGTTTTAGGTTCATCATTTTCTGACATCTTTTCTGAACAAAGTTTTAAGGCCCAGTGGGAAGAAAAAGCTCAAATTACATTTAGCGAAGCGGGGTTTAAAGGCTCAACAGCACCTGGACACCGTGGGGTTTTTCACTATCTGCAAAATAAAAAAACCAAGAGTACTATTACTTGTCAGGTAGGAAGGCTCCATGGATATGAAGGCACCACTCCTCAAGACGCTATCGCACCTGTACTTGCCCATCGGCTTTTGGGTACAAAAAAATTTATACTTACAAATGCTGCCGGTGCATTAACAAAAAAATTTAAAGTGGGATCTCTCATGATCATCAAAGATCATGTCAATCTCACAGGATTAAATCCGTTAGTTGGTGCAAATCCTGTGAATTCAGAAGGTATGCATTTGGGCCAGAGGTTTCCAGACATGAGTCAGGCCTATGACCTTGAGCTTTCAAATAAATTAGAAAATTATTTTAAAAAATCAGATCTTCAGGTGAATCACGGGGTGTATCTTGGACTTCTAGGACCAAGCTTTGAAACACCAGCCGAAATAAAACTTTTTTCACAATGGGGCTTACACGCAGTGGGAATGTCCACTGTTTGGGAGACCATTGCTCTTCGTCATGGAGGAGCCCGAGTTGCCGGAGTTTCACTGATCAGCAATTTGGGTTGTGGTTTAAGTGATGAACCTTTGAATCACGATGAGATTTTAAAAATATGCAAAACACCAACCCAGAAAATGCTTCAGTGTCTTTTAAATTTTGCTGAAAATGAAGGAGCAAGTGATGAGTGA